One stretch of Castor canadensis chromosome 12, mCasCan1.hap1v2, whole genome shotgun sequence DNA includes these proteins:
- the Rtkn gene encoding rhotekin isoform X8 translates to MDRAREGSDTELQKKLDHEIRMREGACKLLAACSQREQALEATKSLLVCNSRILSYMGELQRRKEAQVLGKTGRRPSDSRLSAERSPCRGRVCISDLRIPLMWKDTEYFKNKGDLHRWAVFLLLQLGEQIQDTEMILVDRTLTDISFQNNVLFTEAGPDFELRLELYGACVEEEGALAGAPKRLATKLSSSLGRSSGRRVRASLDSAGGSGNSPILLPTPAVGGPRYHLLAHTTLTLAAVQDGFRTHDLTLTSHEENPAWLPLYGSVCCRLAAQPLCMTQPTASGTLRVQQAGELQNGTGVYGVLKGTNLFCYRRPEDADTGEEPLFTIAINKETRVRAGELDQAPGRPFTLSISNQYGDDEVTHTLQTESREALQSWMEAMWQLFFDMSQWKQCCDEVMKIEIPAPRKPPQALAKQGSLYHEMVLAEPMASGSPGEGLLLQDNAISAEIQALLSYYSDR, encoded by the exons ATGGACAGGGCTAGGGAAGGATCC GACACAGAATTGCAGAAGAAGCTAGACCATGAGATCCGGATGCGTGAAGGGGCCTGCAAGCTGCTGGCAGCCTGCTCCCAGCGAGAGCAGGCTCTGGAGGCCACCAAGAGTCTGCTGGTGTGCAACAGCCGCATCCTCAGCTACATGGGCGAGCTGCAGCGGCGCAAGGAGGCCCAGGTGCTGGGGAAGACAGGCCGGCG GCCTTCTGACAGCCGGCTGTCTGCTGAGCGCTCCCCCTGTCGTGGTAGGGTCTGCATCTCTG ACCTTCGGATCCCACTCATGTGGAAGGACACAGAATATTTCAAGAACAAAGGTG ACCTGCACCGCTGGGCTGTGTTCTTGCTACTGCAGTTAGGGGAACAGATTCAGGACACAGAGATGATTCTGGTGGACAGGACCCTCACGGACATCTCCTTTCAGAACAATGTGCTCTT CACTGAGGCGGGGCCAGACTTTGAACTGCGGCTGGAGCTGTATGGGGCCTGTGTGGAAGAAGAGGGTGCCCTGGCTGGCGCCCCCAAGAGGCTTGCCACCAAACTCAGCAGCTCCCTGGGCCGCTCCTCAGGGAGGCGTGTCCGAGCATCACTGGACAGTGCTGGGGGCTCAGGGAACAGTCCCATCCTGCTGCCCACTCCGGCTGTGGG GGGTCCTCGTTACCATCTCTTGGCTCATACCACACTCACCCTGGCTGCAGTGCAAGATGGGTTCCGTACGCACGACCTCACCCTTACCAGCCATG AGGAGAACCCTGCCTGGCTGCCCCTTTATGGTAGCGTGTGTTGCCGCCTGGCAGCTCAGCCTCTCTGCATGACTCAGCCCACTGCAAGTGGTACCCTCAGGGTGCAG CAAGCTGGGGAGCTACAGAATGGAACAGGAGTATATGGAGTCCTGAAAGGCACAAACCTCTTCTGTTACCGGCGACCTGAGGATGCAGACACTGGGGAAGAGCCGCTGTTTACTATTGCCATCAACAAG GAGACTCGGGTCCGGGCAGGGGAGTTAGATCAGGCCCCTGGGCGGCCCTTCACCCTCAGCATCAGTAATCAGTACGGAGATGATGAGGTGACACATACCCTTCAGACAGAGAGCCGGGAAGCCTTGCAGAGCTGGATGGAGGCAATGTGGCAACTTTTCTTTGATATGA GTCAGTGGAAGCAGTGCTGTGATGAAGTCATGAAAATTGAAATTCCTGCTCCCCGGAAACCCCCCCAAGCACTGGCCAAGCAGGGGTCCTTGTACCATGAGATGG TCTTAGCAGAGCCTATGGCCTCAGGGAGCCCAGGTGAGGGGCTGCTCCTGCAGGACAATGCAATCTCGGCTGAGATCCAGGCTTTGCTTTCCTATTACAGTGACAGGTGA
- the Rtkn gene encoding rhotekin isoform X7 has protein sequence MFSRNHRSRVTVARGSALEMEFKRGRFRLSLFSDPPEDTELQKKLDHEIRMREGACKLLAACSQREQALEATKSLLVCNSRILSYMGELQRRKEAQVLGKTGRRPSDSRLSAERSPCRGRVCISDLRIPLMWKDTEYFKNKGDLHRWAVFLLLQLGEQIQDTEMILVDRTLTDISFQNNVLFTEAGPDFELRLELYGACVEEEGALAGAPKRLATKLSSSLGRSSGRRVRASLDSAGGSGNSPILLPTPAVGGPRYHLLAHTTLTLAAVQDGFRTHDLTLTSHEENPAWLPLYGSVCCRLAAQPLCMTQPTASGTLRVQQAGELQNGTGVYGVLKGTNLFCYRRPEDADTGEEPLFTIAINKETRVRAGELDQAPGRPFTLSISNQYGDDEVTHTLQTESREALQSWMEAMWQLFFDMSQWKQCCDEVMKIEIPAPRKPPQALAKQGSLYHEMVLAEPMASGSPGEGLLLQDNAISAEIQALLSYYSDR, from the exons ATGTTCTCCCGAAACCACCGGAGCCGGGTTACCGTGGCCAGGGGCTCCGCCCTGGAGATGGAGTTCAAACGAGGCCGCTTCCGACTTAGCCTCTTCAGTGACCCGCCGGAG GACACAGAATTGCAGAAGAAGCTAGACCATGAGATCCGGATGCGTGAAGGGGCCTGCAAGCTGCTGGCAGCCTGCTCCCAGCGAGAGCAGGCTCTGGAGGCCACCAAGAGTCTGCTGGTGTGCAACAGCCGCATCCTCAGCTACATGGGCGAGCTGCAGCGGCGCAAGGAGGCCCAGGTGCTGGGGAAGACAGGCCGGCG GCCTTCTGACAGCCGGCTGTCTGCTGAGCGCTCCCCCTGTCGTGGTAGGGTCTGCATCTCTG ACCTTCGGATCCCACTCATGTGGAAGGACACAGAATATTTCAAGAACAAAGGTG ACCTGCACCGCTGGGCTGTGTTCTTGCTACTGCAGTTAGGGGAACAGATTCAGGACACAGAGATGATTCTGGTGGACAGGACCCTCACGGACATCTCCTTTCAGAACAATGTGCTCTT CACTGAGGCGGGGCCAGACTTTGAACTGCGGCTGGAGCTGTATGGGGCCTGTGTGGAAGAAGAGGGTGCCCTGGCTGGCGCCCCCAAGAGGCTTGCCACCAAACTCAGCAGCTCCCTGGGCCGCTCCTCAGGGAGGCGTGTCCGAGCATCACTGGACAGTGCTGGGGGCTCAGGGAACAGTCCCATCCTGCTGCCCACTCCGGCTGTGGG GGGTCCTCGTTACCATCTCTTGGCTCATACCACACTCACCCTGGCTGCAGTGCAAGATGGGTTCCGTACGCACGACCTCACCCTTACCAGCCATG AGGAGAACCCTGCCTGGCTGCCCCTTTATGGTAGCGTGTGTTGCCGCCTGGCAGCTCAGCCTCTCTGCATGACTCAGCCCACTGCAAGTGGTACCCTCAGGGTGCAG CAAGCTGGGGAGCTACAGAATGGAACAGGAGTATATGGAGTCCTGAAAGGCACAAACCTCTTCTGTTACCGGCGACCTGAGGATGCAGACACTGGGGAAGAGCCGCTGTTTACTATTGCCATCAACAAG GAGACTCGGGTCCGGGCAGGGGAGTTAGATCAGGCCCCTGGGCGGCCCTTCACCCTCAGCATCAGTAATCAGTACGGAGATGATGAGGTGACACATACCCTTCAGACAGAGAGCCGGGAAGCCTTGCAGAGCTGGATGGAGGCAATGTGGCAACTTTTCTTTGATATGA GTCAGTGGAAGCAGTGCTGTGATGAAGTCATGAAAATTGAAATTCCTGCTCCCCGGAAACCCCCCCAAGCACTGGCCAAGCAGGGGTCCTTGTACCATGAGATGG TCTTAGCAGAGCCTATGGCCTCAGGGAGCCCAGGTGAGGGGCTGCTCCTGCAGGACAATGCAATCTCGGCTGAGATCCAGGCTTTGCTTTCCTATTACAGTGACAGGTGA